From the Pirellulales bacterium genome, one window contains:
- a CDS encoding efflux transporter outer membrane subunit, with translation MLSFLRRWTTPAAAFMVLLSGCTSFRDYIHNGFKVGPNYKRPPALVAEHWIDESDKRVRSQCDDLSAWWTVLNDPLLNQLMVNAYQQDLTLREAGFRVLEARAQLAIARGEFFPQSQTANGSYTRFGVGQNFFSSWNFNFNLNWELDFWGRFRRAIIAADETLDASVYNYDDALVTLLGDVATDYVQVRTDQERIRLLDNTVKVQENVLTFIDTQLKSGFHGITDLDHAQALSNLKQSQAQIAQLQIDMRSNENALCTLLGIPTVDIEPLLNSAPKRNIPVTPETIVVGVPADLLRRRPDVRAAERNAASQAEQIGIAEADLYPAFTINGTLGWQAARLGNLFTPQAFNSNVGPSFQWNVLNYGRLVNNVRLQDATLRELVATYQQTVLSADEEVEDGIVTFLKSQERAKLLRDSVDAAYLALEVVIAQYENPTTIAGAGADFNRYAVILQNLIQQQDLWAQSRGQIALGLIETYRALGGGWQIRCAPTVAGVDTTSQPSDAPPVPPEQILTPPQELPAMPLNPTEGAPAVTPSAPSVPLPPTPTSPPPATAPMSPATSNLPSSTAPTTAIPTPAPANMPKSSTPATAPMSPAPRTVPANPRPTTTPPAIPLTLPSTSQSDAPLTLPATAPTSTPLRLPSATTLPSSAPLLSPLPPTDANPSLSAPNSK, from the coding sequence AGCATTGGATTGATGAATCCGACAAACGAGTCCGAAGCCAGTGCGATGACCTGTCTGCCTGGTGGACGGTCTTGAACGATCCGCTCTTGAATCAGTTGATGGTCAATGCCTACCAGCAAGACCTCACACTCCGCGAAGCCGGCTTTCGGGTGTTGGAAGCCCGCGCGCAACTGGCAATTGCGCGCGGTGAATTCTTTCCGCAAAGCCAAACGGCCAACGGCAGCTATACCCGGTTCGGCGTCGGACAAAACTTCTTCAGTTCCTGGAATTTCAATTTCAATTTGAATTGGGAATTGGATTTTTGGGGACGTTTCCGCCGGGCCATTATCGCCGCCGACGAAACGCTGGATGCCTCGGTCTACAACTACGACGACGCCCTCGTCACGCTGCTGGGCGACGTAGCGACTGATTACGTCCAAGTCCGCACCGATCAGGAGCGCATCCGTCTCTTGGATAACACCGTCAAGGTACAGGAAAACGTCCTCACGTTTATCGACACCCAACTCAAGTCGGGCTTTCATGGCATTACCGATTTAGATCACGCCCAGGCCCTCAGCAATTTGAAACAAAGCCAGGCCCAAATTGCCCAATTGCAAATCGACATGCGGTCCAACGAAAATGCGCTCTGCACGCTGTTGGGCATTCCCACGGTCGATATCGAACCGCTGTTGAACTCCGCGCCCAAGCGAAATATCCCCGTCACTCCCGAAACCATCGTCGTCGGCGTGCCGGCCGATTTGCTTCGCCGCCGCCCCGACGTCAGGGCGGCCGAACGCAATGCCGCCTCACAGGCCGAACAAATCGGCATCGCCGAGGCCGATTTATATCCCGCCTTCACCATCAATGGCACACTCGGCTGGCAAGCCGCCAGGCTTGGCAATTTGTTCACGCCGCAGGCCTTCAACAGCAACGTAGGCCCCTCGTTCCAATGGAACGTCTTGAACTACGGTCGCCTGGTGAACAACGTTCGCCTCCAGGATGCCACGTTGCGAGAACTCGTGGCCACGTATCAGCAAACCGTCCTCTCGGCGGATGAGGAAGTGGAAGATGGCATCGTGACATTCCTCAAATCTCAAGAGCGGGCCAAATTGCTGCGCGACAGCGTTGATGCCGCCTACCTTGCCCTGGAAGTCGTCATTGCCCAATACGAAAATCCAACAACCATTGCCGGCGCCGGCGCCGATTTCAATCGTTACGCCGTCATCCTGCAAAACCTCATCCAGCAGCAAGACCTCTGGGCCCAATCCCGAGGCCAAATTGCATTGGGCCTGATCGAAACCTATCGCGCCTTGGGCGGTGGCTGGCAAATTCGATGCGCGCCAACGGTTGCTGGCGTGGATACAACATCCCAACCTAGCGATGCACCACCGGTCCCGCCCGAACAAATCCTGACGCCGCCGCAAGAATTGCCCGCGATGCCCTTGAACCCTACTGAAGGCGCTCCGGCGGTAACTCCGTCTGCCCCTTCAGTTCCGCTTCCACCCACGCCTACTTCGCCACCGCCTGCCACGGCTCCGATGTCCCCCGCAACATCGAATTTGCCATCATCCACAGCCCCTACCACAGCCATACCGACCCCCGCGCCTGCCAATATGCCGAAATCCTCGACGCCGGCCACAGCGCCCATGTCTCCTGCTCCAAGGACGGTCCCGGCGAACCCCAGGCCAACTACGACACCACCAGCAATTCCACTCACACTCCCATCGACATCTCAGTCAGATGCCCCGCTCACGCTGCCGGCGACGGCGCCAACAAGCACACCCTTACGGCTTCCATCGGCGACTACTCTCCCCTCCTCCGCACCCTTGTTATCGCCGCTTCCACCCACCGATGCCAACCCATCCTTGTCGGCCCCAAATTCAAAATAG